In a genomic window of Zingiber officinale cultivar Zhangliang chromosome 9B, Zo_v1.1, whole genome shotgun sequence:
- the LOC122024167 gene encoding SNF1-related protein kinase catalytic subunit alpha KIN10-like isoform X1 produces the protein MEGPGRGGGSADVVLQNYKLGKTLGIGSFGKVKIAEHLLTGHKVAIKILNRRKIKNMEMEEKVRREIKILRLFMHPHIIRLYEVIETLSDIYVVMEYVKSGELFDYIVEKGRLQEDEARHFFQQIISGVEYCHRNMVVHRDLKPENLLLDSKCNVKIADFGLSNVMRDGHFLKTSCGSPNYAAPEVISGKLYAGPEVDVWSCGVILYALLCGTLPFDDENIPNLFKKIKGGIYTLPSHLPAHARDLIPRMLIVDPMKRITIREIREHAWFKTRLPRYLAVPPPDTSQQAKKIDEDILQEVTKMGFDKNQLVESLHNRIQNEATVSYYLLLDNRFRSTSGYLGGDFQETMDYNLLHRSSSNIPAPHRQPGYMEQQVISSRENFSGERKWALGLQSRAHPREIMIEVLKALQDLNVCWKKIGHYNMKCRYCRGLPNTESMLNSSPRSNDSFIDESAIVETDQAGRGSAVVKFEIQLYKTREEKYLLDLQRVSGPQLLFLDLCADLLAQLRVL, from the exons ATGGAAGGACCTGGTAGAGGAGGTGGCAGTGCTGATGTGGTATTGCAAAATTATAAACTAGGAAAGACTCTTGGCATTGGATCATTTGGCAAAGTTAAGATTGCAGAGCATTTGTTGACAGGGCACAAGGTGGCTATCAAGATTCTTAACCGTCGTAAAATAAAGAACATGGAAATGGAAGAAAAAG TGAGACGAGAGATCAAAATATTAAGACTATTTATGCATCCTCATATCATCCGTCTTTATGAGGTGATTGAGACTCTGTCAGATATTTATGTTGTTATGGAGTATGTTAAGTCGGGAGAGCTATTTGATTATATTGTTGAAAAGGGAAGGCTACAAGAGGATGAAGCCCGTCATTTCTTCCAACAG ATCATATCTGGCGTTGAATATTGCCATAGAAACATGGTTGTTCATCGGGACTTGAAACCAGAGAACTTGTTGTTGGATTCAAAGTGTAATGTTAAAATTGCTGACTTTGGCTTAAGTAACGTCATGCGTGATGGTCATTTTCTGAAGACTAGCTGCGGAAGCCCAAATTATGCTGCTCCTGAG GTAATTTCTGGAAAACTTTATGCAGGACCTGAGGTAGATGTGTGGAGTTGCGGTGTCATTCTCTATGCCCTTCTTTGTGGGACCCTTCCCTTTGATGATGAGAACATcccaaatttatttaagaaaataaaa GGTGGGATATATACCCTTCCAAGCCATTTGCCTGCTCATGCACGAGATTTGATTCCAAGAATGCTGATTGTTGATCCTATGAAGAGAATAACTATTCGAGAGATCCGTGAACATGCATGGTTCAAAACACGTCTTCCTCGATATCTTGCTGTCCCTCCACCAGACACTTCGCAGCAAGCTAAAAAG ATCGATGAAGACATCCTTCAGGAGGTGACTAAAATGGGTTTTGACAAGAACCagttggttgaatctcttcataaCAGGATTCAGAATGAG GCTACTGTTTCATACTACTTACTTCTGGACAATCGGTTCCGATCTACTAGTGGCTACCTTGGCGGTGATTTTCAAGAAACTATG GATTATAATTTGTTGCATAGGAGTTCAAGTAACATTCCAGCACCACATCGCCAACCAGGCTATATGGAGCAACAAGTAATCAGTTCAAGAGAAAATTTCTCTGGCGAAAGAAAATGGGCTCTCGGCCTTCAG TCCCGAGCTCATCCTCGTGAAATCATGATTGAGGTCCTCAAAGCTCTACAAGACCTAAACGTTTGCTGGAAAAAGATTGGACACTACAACATGAAATGTCGTTATTGTCGTGGCTTGCCCAATACCGAAAGCATGCTTAACAGCTCTCCTCGATCCAACGATAGCTTCATCGACGAGTCAGCCATTGTTGAAACTGACCAAGCTGGAAGAGGATCTGCTGTAGTGAAGTTTGAAATTCAG CTTTACAAGACAAGGGAAGAGAAATATCTCCTCGACTTGCAAAGGGTCAGTGGTCCGCAGCTTCTGTTTCTGGACTTGTGTGCTGACCTTCTTGCCCAGCTCAGAGTCCTGTGA
- the LOC122024167 gene encoding SNF1-related protein kinase catalytic subunit alpha KIN10-like isoform X2, translating into MEMEEKVRREIKILRLFMHPHIIRLYEVIETLSDIYVVMEYVKSGELFDYIVEKGRLQEDEARHFFQQIISGVEYCHRNMVVHRDLKPENLLLDSKCNVKIADFGLSNVMRDGHFLKTSCGSPNYAAPEVISGKLYAGPEVDVWSCGVILYALLCGTLPFDDENIPNLFKKIKGGIYTLPSHLPAHARDLIPRMLIVDPMKRITIREIREHAWFKTRLPRYLAVPPPDTSQQAKKIDEDILQEVTKMGFDKNQLVESLHNRIQNEATVSYYLLLDNRFRSTSGYLGGDFQETMDYNLLHRSSSNIPAPHRQPGYMEQQVISSRENFSGERKWALGLQSRAHPREIMIEVLKALQDLNVCWKKIGHYNMKCRYCRGLPNTESMLNSSPRSNDSFIDESAIVETDQAGRGSAVVKFEIQLYKTREEKYLLDLQRVSGPQLLFLDLCADLLAQLRVL; encoded by the exons ATGGAAATGGAAGAAAAAG TGAGACGAGAGATCAAAATATTAAGACTATTTATGCATCCTCATATCATCCGTCTTTATGAGGTGATTGAGACTCTGTCAGATATTTATGTTGTTATGGAGTATGTTAAGTCGGGAGAGCTATTTGATTATATTGTTGAAAAGGGAAGGCTACAAGAGGATGAAGCCCGTCATTTCTTCCAACAG ATCATATCTGGCGTTGAATATTGCCATAGAAACATGGTTGTTCATCGGGACTTGAAACCAGAGAACTTGTTGTTGGATTCAAAGTGTAATGTTAAAATTGCTGACTTTGGCTTAAGTAACGTCATGCGTGATGGTCATTTTCTGAAGACTAGCTGCGGAAGCCCAAATTATGCTGCTCCTGAG GTAATTTCTGGAAAACTTTATGCAGGACCTGAGGTAGATGTGTGGAGTTGCGGTGTCATTCTCTATGCCCTTCTTTGTGGGACCCTTCCCTTTGATGATGAGAACATcccaaatttatttaagaaaataaaa GGTGGGATATATACCCTTCCAAGCCATTTGCCTGCTCATGCACGAGATTTGATTCCAAGAATGCTGATTGTTGATCCTATGAAGAGAATAACTATTCGAGAGATCCGTGAACATGCATGGTTCAAAACACGTCTTCCTCGATATCTTGCTGTCCCTCCACCAGACACTTCGCAGCAAGCTAAAAAG ATCGATGAAGACATCCTTCAGGAGGTGACTAAAATGGGTTTTGACAAGAACCagttggttgaatctcttcataaCAGGATTCAGAATGAG GCTACTGTTTCATACTACTTACTTCTGGACAATCGGTTCCGATCTACTAGTGGCTACCTTGGCGGTGATTTTCAAGAAACTATG GATTATAATTTGTTGCATAGGAGTTCAAGTAACATTCCAGCACCACATCGCCAACCAGGCTATATGGAGCAACAAGTAATCAGTTCAAGAGAAAATTTCTCTGGCGAAAGAAAATGGGCTCTCGGCCTTCAG TCCCGAGCTCATCCTCGTGAAATCATGATTGAGGTCCTCAAAGCTCTACAAGACCTAAACGTTTGCTGGAAAAAGATTGGACACTACAACATGAAATGTCGTTATTGTCGTGGCTTGCCCAATACCGAAAGCATGCTTAACAGCTCTCCTCGATCCAACGATAGCTTCATCGACGAGTCAGCCATTGTTGAAACTGACCAAGCTGGAAGAGGATCTGCTGTAGTGAAGTTTGAAATTCAG CTTTACAAGACAAGGGAAGAGAAATATCTCCTCGACTTGCAAAGGGTCAGTGGTCCGCAGCTTCTGTTTCTGGACTTGTGTGCTGACCTTCTTGCCCAGCTCAGAGTCCTGTGA